The following proteins come from a genomic window of Miscanthus floridulus cultivar M001 chromosome 2, ASM1932011v1, whole genome shotgun sequence:
- the LOC136538373 gene encoding protein FAF-like, chloroplastic, which produces MSVAVCRGPAVPSFEAPCWLRPVEPYKQPEVVVDDRPAQVDIWNAIQADVDAGAEKASKPYVHPLVRRSSSLMSQKSLEVCTESLGNETGSGDFTSSLDMASLFDSPLPSAAAAAAPEESFWQHDAARCCEEEQWESKDLAAVNYHCSAGTLSLRRSFPPPLPSMSRSDGPCLQMRPRRQDGRLVVEAVAVRPRGYLHARRQGGRLRLSFVECSARDQSASKITEAAAEAPYFRTVELRNVQEEEAAVEMEDDDEVMEEEEEVEVVDRGTVVEVSVSTQPQTHTAAKVHRSTLVINKFVGSTPVSVLDQPRCNADTTQPEADTCDETVAAQSPRPTLRRVPSSTTTLAAAVAVASTGTDDVPAAPEDDDECGGLHLSGAYAAAETKQLLLSFTSRRGDKQDLLQSVRRCRQLRQKKLFILEPYCIATS; this is translated from the coding sequence ATGTCGGTGGCGGTGTGCCGTGGCCCAGCTGTTCCGTCCTTCGAGGCGCCCTGCTGGCTGCGCCCTGTCGAGCCGTACAAGCAGCCGGAGGTCGTCGTCGACGACCGGCCTGCGCAGGTGGACATATGGAACGCCATCCAGGCCGACGTCGACGCCGGCGCTGAGAAGGCGTCCAAGCCGTACGTGCACCCGCTCGTGCGCCGGTCGTCGAGCCTGATGAGCCAGAAGAGCCTCGAGGTATGCACGGAGAGCCTCGGCAACGAGACCGGCTCCGGCGACTTCACGTCGTCCCTGGACATGGCCAGCCTATTCGACTCGCCGCTGCCGTCGGCGGCGGCTGCCGCAGCACCGGAGGAGTCCTTCTGGCAGCACGACGCGGCTCGCTGCTGCGAGGAGGAGCAGTGGGAAAGCAAGGATCTCGCGGCGGTGAACTACCACTGCTCGGCCGGGACGCTGTCACTGCGCCGCTCGttcccgccgccgctgccgtccaTGTCGCGCAGCGACGGGCCGTGCCTGCAGATGCGCCCGCGCCGTCAGGACGGGCGCCTCGTGGTCGAGGCCGTGGCGGTGAGGCCGCGCGGGTACCTCCACGCGAGGCGCCAGGGCGGACGCCTCCGCCTCTCCTTCGTCGAGTGCTCTGCTCGCGACCAGAGCGCGAGCAAGATCACCGAGGCCGCGGCAGAGGCGCCGTACTTCCGCACCGTGGAGCTCAGGAACGTGCAGGAGGAAGAGGCGGCCGTGGAaatggaggacgacgacgaggtgatggaggaagaggaggaggttgAGGTGGTGGACAGGGGCACCGTCGTCGAGGTCAGTGTGAGCACGCAGCCGCAGACGCACACCGCGGCCAAGGTGCACCGCTCGACGCTCGTAATCAACAAGTTCGTCGGCAGCACGCCGGTGTCCGTTCTTGACCAACCCCGGTGCAACGCCGACACGACACAGCCCGAGGCGGACACTTGCGACGAGACGGTGGCGGCACAGTCACCACGCCCGACCCTGCGCCGGGTGCCGTCGTCCACTACGACGCTGGCGGCCGCGGTCGCCGTGGCCTCGACGGGGACCGACGACGTCCCGGCGGCTCCGGAAGACGACGACGAGTGCGGCGGCCTGCATCTCTCCGGCGCCTACGCCGCGGCCGAGACCAAGCAGCTGCTGCTGTCGTTCACGTCGCGGAGGGGGGACAAGCAGGACCTGCTGCAGAGCGTGCGCCGGTGCCGGCAGCTGCGGCAGAAGAAGCTCTTCATCCTGGAGCCCTACTGCATTGCCACCTCCTGA